The window ATTTCCTGTTTctcgtttgttttttttaggtgaGCGTCCTTTCCAGTGTGTTTACTGTGAATATTCGAGCTCTCAGAAGACCCATCTCACACGGCACTTAAGAACACACTCTGGTGAGTCATCATCTGAAGCTTCAAAACTCTCATTATAGGATATGATGTTTGTTCAGTTGAATTGCCTGTGACCATGTTCAACAGTCTTGAGTTTCATTTTATCCTAGTGGTGTGAAAGTCAGGGGTCTGAGTAGAATacacaagttcttccattccaccttggcaaaccatgtctcCATGGAGCTGTCTTTGTGCACAGcgacattgtcatgctggaacaagtTAGACGAGAGAAAACAATGGTGACCCCCTAACCTAGTGAGTCTGCTTGGAAACCAACTAAAAACAGATATGTGGATCTGTTTGCCTTAAGTTCTTGAGTTACTGATTAGTCCACTCTTATTATGCTTAACCAACAGATGATGTCATGCTTAGTGTTATTCCCAGGCATGGTGTGTGCGCCACCAGTTCccttaaacaaatataaatctaCTGTATCACTATTTTTTGTGATTAGTACACATTTGAGAATtagtttagtttgttttatcactaaacattttttttctgtgttgcaCACCACGCATCCAGACGAATCAAGATAAAACGGTAAAGGATTTGTACTGTGTACTTTTGAGTGACTGTGATTGgattttggattttatttgcgtgttcctgtttttttttttctgcatgaggtcaatgtttgtgtttattcacCCCTCGAAGTAAACGGAAACATTTACAAACATATCCTGACCTTATGTATCTCTACCCCAggtgagagaccatttaaatgTGACAGCTGCAGCTATCTGGCAGCCAATCAACACGAGGTGACTCGTCACGCCAGGCAGGTGCATAACGGACCTAAGCCGCTCAACTGCCCCTACTGCCAGTACAAAACAGCCGACCGGAGCAACTTTAAAAAGCACGTGGAGCTGCACATCAACCCACGGCAGTTCCTTTGCCCCGTCTGCAAGTACGCTGCTTCGAAGAAATGCAACCTGCAGTACCACATCAAGTCCAGGCACCCAGGATGCTCAGATATCTCCATGGACGTGTCCAAGGTCAGACTGAGGGTGAAGAAAGCAGACGGCGATGACTTGAAGCAGACCGCAGAACCAAGGACGAGATGTAGACGAAAAGCAGAGGTATCCGAGGACACGGATTCAAACGCAGGCCCCATCAACCTCTCTATCAAAAAGAACGGAAAAACTAATCCGGATGGTGAGAGTGCTAGAAAACTTGCATCTGAAACCACAAAAGACAAAACGTGTGAGAGGAAAGCAGAGAAAAGATCTGCATCAAGAAATGAGGGGAAAGAACCAAGCAGCAAGAAAGCGAGAATCAAAGAAACGGTCCACTGTGTCGAGAAACAGGACGGAAAGAAAGACAAGGAGATGAAAAAAGCTGAGAAGGCTGCCAAATCTACAGACAAAGTCACTAGAGGTTGTgctaaaaaagaagaaaaggcagcaaaggaaaagaaagagacgCTTGCCAAAAACCAGGATGGTTCTAAGGAGGAAAACAGAGCAGATCTCGAGAAGAGACAACAGACTCCAAGGATAGAGAAAGAAATGAGATCAAAGGAACAGAAgcagaaagaggaggaggagagaaaggaaagaaagaggcAGGAGGATGAAAGGCTGGAGAAAGCAAAGAAGGAGAAGCAGAGGGACgaggaggaaaagagaaaaagagagagacaagagaaagaaagacttgAGAAAGAACTGAAACAAAAGGAGCAGGAGGAAAGAAGAGAACGAGAGAAGGTGGAGAAAGAAATgagggagaaggaaaaaaaggaggaggaggaacaaaaagagagagagaggctagAGAGGGAATTGAGAGCAAAGGAATTAAAGGAAAGGGGAGAAAGGGAAAAAGTGGAGAGAGAAATGAGAGAAAAGGAGCTGAAGCAGAAGATGGAGGaggaaaaacagagagaaagagaaaggctGGAAAAGGTTGAACAGAAGAGAGGggtaaaaaatgttaaaggttCGAAAACAGCATCAGGCAGGAAAGCAGCCAAAAAACAGACTGGAACGGTGAATCTTGACGGAACGGTGGTGGAGAAGTCTCCAAGTCAAGAGGAGCCCGAGACCAAAATACAAAAACGCAAAAAAGCAGAGTGCGCACGCTCTCCTCAGGCAGAGAAGGCAAAACGCCGTAAAGTGGAGGTTGCACAGAGCCCGAGCACTCCTGGAAAGATGAACTCGTCGAAGGGCAACAGTCGGCGAAGCGAAAAGAGAAACAAGGTGGCGGGTAGTGTTGAGGTCCCAAGCACATGTACGGAGCCCGATGCTCTGAAACATCCACCCGAGCCTGAAAAAGTGCAGTCCAGCCCAGGACAGGGTCCAGTCTCAAAAGACAAGGTGTCTCGCACTTCCAAGAAGCTTAACGTAAACAAAAATCTATCAGAGAAGCCTTCTTCAGTACACAAAGCAACAAAACTGAAGGCCACTACTGATGAAAAGGCTCCTGCAGAAGCACGGACAGCTTCAGATATTGATAGTGGAACAGATAGTCCGACTCTGGACCTGTCGAAACCACCATGTAGCAAATCTCAATACGGTGAAGACGACGAGGGCATCCACAGCCACGACGGAGGTAGCGATATCAGTGATTGTGCCTCGGAGGTAAGCTACGACTCTGGGCTCAACGGGAAGCTTCCAGAAACGCCGACGGAAGAGCTGCCTTCTCCCACACAGCTGCTCAGCCACACGTGCGTGTTCTGTGACCGCACTTTCCCGCTGGAGATGGACTACAGACGGCATCTTAATCGTCATCTGGTTAACGTCTATTACCTGGACACTGCAACACAGGGGAACAAGTAGACTTCATTTGTCTGGTCTTTGTAGTGAACAAATTCAAGGTAGCTGAGCTTGGACTGTCATTTAAAATGTGAGGTGACTCTAGTCACCATGACTTAAGGCCTTAGTGCAGGAATGGCGGTTGGACAATTTAGCATACACCACGGTTAGGAGGCTCTCTCTTTCATTTACCATCTAATCATTTGGAAATTTTAACATTCATTTAGCCtagcaaaaaaaatttgcacaaaactttttttttttttttaagatagatAACTGAGGCCTGTTGTTAGCACTCATGAAGAAGAAAGCAGCCTagctgtacaaaaaaataaaaaatcactagCTTTATTTTAAGGATAGCTGTCTCGTTTGGTTGCCTTTTTTTGACAAATGTGAAGGGTGGGGGGAGAAAGTTCCCGAGTATTCCTCTCAGAAGGTATTCACATAATTCCAGTTATCAGACGAAAGTTCTGTGAACATTCTCAGAACTGCTACATTAAATAGTCACGATAATATTGCAAACTGTAATATCAGAACATGCCTGACAATTAGCATCTTCTGTAAATTTATGGGAACTAATCACGATGCAATATGTAATAAGAAACAAACATTACTTTATACATTGTCTTAGCTTTTCTACTTTGTATTCTCCGAGCACTCAAGTGGagagaaactgttttttttttttttttttccaccgcCCAGATCCACAATTATGTCCAAAGATTGCTCACTGTTTCCTTAAAGCATGAGGTTGGCCAAATATGACATGCATGCATTCTTTGTCATAAACTGTAAGATCCTCTTACTTGTTACAAACATTAACTTTTGAAGCCTGAGTGCAAAGATAAACAAATGAACTACAGGTCTGGAGAAAATCATTGAGCTTTACACTGTACATTTAActccaactctctctctctctctctctctctctctctctcaatctttTTTATGCTCACGACAATCATTTACCCCATTTTGgcgcttttgtattttttttgtattgtttctaCTTTTTCTGCTAATTGTCATCAAACTGAAGTATGATTCTAACCCTGTGCCACTGACCTGATGTGTCaaactgaaactttttttttattataaagtgcAATATTGTATATTGGATACACCAAAGTGGAAACACTTCCCACCCTCCACCCCCCTCCCCACGCTACATGCCCCACATTTAACtctcttttgtaaaaaaaaaaaaaaaaattaaaatcaaactTGGATTAGAAAGAACGATTAGAATTGCTATTACCGTAAATGTTACTTTTGTGATTTTACTTAAATATGGACATGAGATTGATAATACCGAGTGCTTTACAGTGCATAGTGTGTGCAGATACTAACATTGAGTCTGTCTAAAtgttttctcaaaaaaaaaaaatgctttttataaaCGGTTCAGACTAGTTGTATGTTATGGACTAGTATATCAATAAAACATTGCACTCTTAAATGTCAATTTGCCTTCAATAAAGCAATGGACTATACTAATATATAC of the Clarias gariepinus isolate MV-2021 ecotype Netherlands chromosome 16, CGAR_prim_01v2, whole genome shotgun sequence genome contains:
- the rest gene encoding RE1-silencing transcription factor produces the protein MASNAVFNLCTNVFVTPGDSSLPEEHEPATELPALQLVMLANVALNTESPPEEEKQITELKNVGCCGYSDSEDENVVHYSYNETTENVDEGTGMGENRVEKVIETTEAVPTDLSKKSTETEAPAKDKDGSVSEPNAAFKPAKKKKKPFYCKPCHFQADCEEEFVQHIRVHSAKKLIAEKTGSGNSDDESSPTQQKSAENCAKGVICCERCGYNTNRYDHYVAHLRHHKNEGDEQRVFRCTICPYSTVSQYHWKKHLRNHFPSKLFTCNQCSYFSDRKNNYIQHIRTHTGERPFQCVYCEYSSSQKTHLTRHLRTHSGERPFKCDSCSYLAANQHEVTRHARQVHNGPKPLNCPYCQYKTADRSNFKKHVELHINPRQFLCPVCKYAASKKCNLQYHIKSRHPGCSDISMDVSKVRLRVKKADGDDLKQTAEPRTRCRRKAEVSEDTDSNAGPINLSIKKNGKTNPDGESARKLASETTKDKTCERKAEKRSASRNEGKEPSSKKARIKETVHCVEKQDGKKDKEMKKAEKAAKSTDKVTRGCAKKEEKAAKEKKETLAKNQDGSKEENRADLEKRQQTPRIEKEMRSKEQKQKEEEERKERKRQEDERLEKAKKEKQRDEEEKRKRERQEKERLEKELKQKEQEERREREKVEKEMREKEKKEEEEQKERERLERELRAKELKERGEREKVEREMREKELKQKMEEEKQRERERLEKVEQKRGVKNVKGSKTASGRKAAKKQTGTVNLDGTVVEKSPSQEEPETKIQKRKKAECARSPQAEKAKRRKVEVAQSPSTPGKMNSSKGNSRRSEKRNKVAGSVEVPSTCTEPDALKHPPEPEKVQSSPGQGPVSKDKVSRTSKKLNVNKNLSEKPSSVHKATKLKATTDEKAPAEARTASDIDSGTDSPTLDLSKPPCSKSQYGEDDEGIHSHDGGSDISDCASEVSYDSGLNGKLPETPTEELPSPTQLLSHTCVFCDRTFPLEMDYRRHLNRHLVNVYYLDTATQGNK